GCTCCGCGCCGAACTGCCCGGCGAGGTGGTCTGGGAGCGGATCGGCGCCGGCTACGACACGTGGCGCGGGTACACCGAGCGCTGCCTGCGCGAGCGGCACGGGTTCGCGCTCTTCCCCGACTTCCGGGCGGTCGGGCAGCGCGACCGGGACGACCGCTGGCTGCTCAGCGCCGTCCGCGACGGCGAGACGGTCGGCGCGGTCACCTACCGGATCGACGACCACGGCGGCGAACTGATCGCCGACGACCTGCTCGTCTCCGACCCGTACGCCCGGGCGTCGCTGCTCCAGTTCTTCGCCCGGCACGTCGACCAGGTGGACCGGATCAGCCTCCGGCTCCCCGCGGACGAGCTGCCCGAGCTGTGGCTCACCGACCTGGCCGTGCACGTGGAGGCACGGGTGTCCCGGCCCGGGTCGCCCGCGCCGATGGCCCGGCTGCTGAGCCTGGACGCGCTCACCGGCCTGCCGACCGGGGCCGGCCGGGTCCGCGTCGAACTGGTCGGCGACCGGTGGCTGGCCGGCAGTCACCTGCTCGACGGCGCCACCGGCAAGCTGGAGCTGCTGCCGGGCGACAGCACCGCCGTGGGCAGCGTGCCGACCGCGACGCTCACCGCCGCCGGGCTCTCCGCCCTGGCGTACGGGGTGCTCGACCCGGCCGAGGTCGCCATCCGGGGGTTCGGGGAGGTACCGGCGGACGCGGCCGCCGAACTGCGCCAGCTCTTCCCGCGCGAACTGCCGTACCTCTTCGCCGACTTCTGATCTCGTCTCCGGTGGCGGAGCGGGGGTAGGGTCGCGCGCGTGCCGGAGTGGTTGCAAGCGGGTCTCTGGGGGCTGCTGGCCGGGTCCGCCCTGTTGATCGGGGCGGCGGTCGGATTCTTCGCGCGGGTGCCGCGCCGGGTCGTCGCGTCCGTGATGGCGTTCGGCGCCGGGGTACTGCTCTCCGCCGTCTCGTTCGAGCTGATCGCCGAGGCGCACGAACAGGGCGGCCTGCTGCCGGTGACGATCGGGGCGGCGGCCGGGGCGCTCGCCTACACCGGGGCGAACGTGCTGCTGGCCCGGCGCGGCGCCCGGCACCGCAAGCGCTCCGGCGACGAGCAGCCGTCCGAACAGGAGCAGCCCGGCTCGGGCTCGGCCATCGCGGTCGGCGCGCTGCTGGACGGCGTACCGGAATCGGTGGTGATCGGCGCGAGCCTGCTGACCGGCGGTCCGGTCAGCCTGGTCACGGTGATCGCGGTCTTCCTCA
This sequence is a window from Micromonospora sp. NBRC 110009. Protein-coding genes within it:
- a CDS encoding GNAT family N-acetyltransferase, with protein sequence MRIRRLAAEERPTTSFPLQAYAFEASPMAPSRTEEFREYLPYNAGNRTLVVEEDGSTTATASAIPMRQNLRGAVLPMAGLAGVATHPLARRRGHVRNLLHRLLDEVRAEGHALTALYPFRASFYERFGYVGLPRRRTAVFGPADLAPLLRAELPGEVVWERIGAGYDTWRGYTERCLRERHGFALFPDFRAVGQRDRDDRWLLSAVRDGETVGAVTYRIDDHGGELIADDLLVSDPYARASLLQFFARHVDQVDRISLRLPADELPELWLTDLAVHVEARVSRPGSPAPMARLLSLDALTGLPTGAGRVRVELVGDRWLAGSHLLDGATGKLELLPGDSTAVGSVPTATLTAAGLSALAYGVLDPAEVAIRGFGEVPADAAAELRQLFPRELPYLFADF
- a CDS encoding ZIP family metal transporter, encoding MPEWLQAGLWGLLAGSALLIGAAVGFFARVPRRVVASVMAFGAGVLLSAVSFELIAEAHEQGGLLPVTIGAAAGALAYTGANVLLARRGARHRKRSGDEQPSEQEQPGSGSAIAVGALLDGVPESVVIGASLLTGGPVSLVTVIAVFLSNVPEGLSSAAGMRLAGRTRRYVFLLWTAIALVSGVAALAGYTLLGGAPPEVLATITALAAGAILAMITDTMVPEAFEDAHLLVGLITVLGFLTAFALSHV